From a single Mycolicibacterium moriokaense genomic region:
- a CDS encoding CGNR zinc finger domain-containing protein, producing the protein MLFSHDTELTLRAACVLVNSDRVDGEQLGDLPALDAYLDGFGWTGRRDHDAAELDSVHRLRERLGKIWAVAGDEERAVGQVNALLSDTKAAPWLTRHPEMPEWHLHLASVHDPLWQRMGAEMAMALADLIRIGELRRLKVCAAADCDAVLVDLSRNRSGKFCDTGNCGNRQHVAAYRERRARAD; encoded by the coding sequence ATGCTTTTTAGTCATGACACCGAGCTCACTTTGCGGGCGGCATGTGTCCTGGTCAACAGCGATCGGGTGGACGGTGAGCAGCTCGGTGACCTGCCTGCGCTCGACGCCTACCTGGACGGGTTCGGCTGGACCGGCAGGCGCGATCACGACGCCGCCGAGCTGGACTCGGTCCATCGCCTACGGGAACGGCTCGGCAAGATCTGGGCCGTCGCCGGCGACGAGGAACGCGCCGTCGGGCAGGTCAACGCTCTGCTGAGCGACACCAAGGCGGCGCCGTGGCTGACCCGCCATCCGGAGATGCCGGAGTGGCATCTGCACTTGGCGTCCGTGCACGACCCGCTGTGGCAGCGGATGGGAGCGGAGATGGCCATGGCACTGGCCGATCTCATCCGCATCGGCGAGCTGCGCAGGCTCAAGGTGTGCGCGGCGGCGGACTGCGATGCGGTGTTGGTGGACCTGTCGCGCAACCGTTCCGGAAAGTTCTGCGACACCGGCAATTGCGGCAATCGTCAACACGTCGCGGCCTACCGGGAGCGCCGCGCCAGGGCCGACTGA
- the truA gene encoding tRNA pseudouridine(38-40) synthase TruA: protein MSDEPAIDNGGGLVRLRLDIAYDGTEFAGWAVQAGQRTVAGVLDEAFSTVFRTPVQLRAAGRTDTGVHATGQVAHVDVPVNALPHVYPRTTRPGGSEFRPLVQRLGRFLPRDVRVLDIARAAPGFDARFSALRRHYEYRLSTAPYGVEPQDARFVTPWPRPLDVDVMAAAARDLVGLHDFAAFCRHRDGATTIRDLQRFDWVRDGDRVTAYVTADAFCWSMVRSLVGALLAVGEHRREPGWCARLLKETSRSSDFAAAPAQGLTLVGVDYPPDDELEARTKVTRDLRVL from the coding sequence ATGAGCGACGAGCCCGCCATCGACAACGGTGGCGGGCTCGTTCGTCTTCGCCTCGACATCGCTTACGACGGCACCGAATTCGCGGGCTGGGCGGTGCAGGCCGGTCAGCGCACCGTCGCCGGGGTGCTCGACGAAGCGTTCTCGACGGTGTTTCGCACGCCGGTGCAACTGCGTGCGGCCGGCCGCACCGACACCGGCGTACACGCCACGGGTCAGGTCGCCCATGTCGATGTGCCGGTCAATGCCCTGCCCCACGTCTATCCCCGCACCACCCGCCCCGGCGGGAGCGAGTTTCGTCCGCTGGTGCAACGGCTGGGCCGGTTCCTGCCCCGAGATGTGCGGGTGCTCGACATCGCCCGCGCGGCACCGGGTTTCGACGCACGGTTCTCCGCGCTCCGTCGGCACTACGAATACCGGTTGTCGACCGCGCCGTACGGCGTCGAACCGCAGGACGCGCGCTTCGTCACGCCGTGGCCGCGTCCGCTGGATGTCGACGTCATGGCAGCGGCGGCACGGGATCTGGTGGGACTGCACGACTTCGCCGCATTCTGTCGCCATCGCGACGGCGCCACCACCATCCGCGATCTACAACGGTTCGACTGGGTGCGCGACGGCGACCGGGTCACCGCGTACGTCACGGCGGATGCCTTCTGCTGGTCCATGGTGCGGTCGCTGGTCGGCGCGCTGCTGGCGGTCGGCGAGCATCGCCGCGAACCCGGTTGGTGCGCCAGGCTATTGAAGGAGACGAGCCGGTCGAGCGACTTCGCGGCGGCGCCGGCGCAGGGTCTGACGCTCGTGGGCGTCGACTATCCGCCCGACGATGAGCTCGAGGCGCGGACAAAGGTCACGCGCGACTTGCGAGTCTTGTGA
- the eccB gene encoding type VII secretion protein EccB, with protein MEHALVRGDVRMLDDPLRAQSLSLISGCVLAAIAVAVCAVLAVLQPRGDVGNAAIVMVRESGAVYVRIGDTMHPALNLASARLITGVTEKPALVDAAALNRTRRGPVVGIPGAPATIGTPLAADELSWTVCEDDTRGTVALAGTAPALTDSSARVLVTARGESAATTYLLHDGRRARVDLRNPAVVRALKIEGVAPRPVSRALLDALPEVPGIATPAIPRVGAPSVLSGLPVGTVVRLTRADSVEHYVVLADGVQRIGEVAADLIRFTYAHRRDIVTIAPGLLGQVPIVDDLPVATFPDRGGVVESSVLCVRADSVLVTESLSADGDLVLAQADGAGPNVDGFVMPAGRCGFVRAMGLSGEGAATGALYLVDDSGVVFGIRDEEAAGRLGLSDPVPTPWPLLARLPRGPELSIEDASVSRDSVGPTP; from the coding sequence ATGGAACATGCGCTGGTGCGCGGCGACGTGCGCATGCTCGACGATCCGTTACGTGCGCAATCGCTTTCGTTGATCTCGGGATGCGTGTTGGCGGCCATTGCGGTCGCGGTGTGCGCGGTCCTCGCGGTCCTGCAACCCAGAGGTGATGTCGGCAATGCGGCGATCGTCATGGTCCGCGAATCCGGTGCCGTCTATGTGCGCATCGGTGACACCATGCATCCCGCACTGAATCTGGCGTCTGCGCGGTTGATCACGGGTGTGACGGAAAAGCCGGCTCTCGTCGACGCCGCTGCGTTGAACCGGACTCGGCGAGGACCTGTCGTCGGCATTCCGGGCGCCCCGGCCACGATCGGGACTCCGCTCGCCGCAGACGAACTGAGCTGGACCGTATGCGAGGACGACACTCGAGGAACCGTGGCGCTGGCCGGAACTGCTCCCGCCCTGACGGATTCGAGCGCCAGGGTGCTCGTTACCGCGCGTGGTGAGAGCGCGGCGACCACCTATCTGCTCCACGACGGGCGTCGAGCGCGGGTCGACCTGCGCAACCCGGCCGTGGTCCGTGCCTTGAAAATCGAAGGCGTTGCGCCTCGCCCCGTTTCACGGGCGTTGCTCGACGCACTACCAGAGGTTCCCGGAATCGCCACGCCCGCTATTCCACGTGTCGGCGCGCCGTCGGTGCTGTCGGGGCTTCCGGTCGGCACGGTGGTGCGGTTGACTCGCGCCGATTCCGTGGAGCACTACGTGGTGCTTGCCGACGGCGTTCAGCGCATCGGTGAGGTGGCCGCCGACCTCATCAGGTTCACCTATGCGCACCGACGTGACATCGTCACGATCGCGCCGGGGCTCCTCGGCCAGGTGCCGATCGTCGACGACCTTCCCGTGGCGACCTTTCCCGATCGCGGCGGTGTCGTCGAAAGTTCGGTTCTCTGTGTTCGAGCTGACTCCGTGCTTGTGACTGAATCATTGTCCGCGGACGGCGATCTAGTGCTGGCGCAGGCCGACGGCGCGGGACCAAACGTCGACGGCTTCGTCATGCCCGCCGGCCGCTGCGGGTTCGTCCGCGCGATGGGCTTATCCGGTGAGGGCGCCGCGACAGGAGCGCTGTATCTCGTCGACGATTCCGGTGTCGTGTTCGGGATACGCGACGAGGAGGCGGCAGGCCGTTTGGGTCTGTCGGACCCGGTGCCTACACCATGGCCGCTGCTGGCTCGACTGCCACGCGGCCCCGAACTCAGCATCGAGGACGCGTCAGTCAGCAGGGACAGCGTCGGACCGACGCCGTAG
- the eccD gene encoding type VII secretion integral membrane protein EccD → MPDSLCRLTVAACADDTHQLVDLALPTDIHIAHLLPQIVDIVHPDTYGRDWRLSRLGDLPLDDSSTLYDNDVHHGEVLLLTATEPPIAKRVACDPCLAVASGVPRGDAPVLRVLPAVCCVVLGGLGALVLAWSGTRSHVLVGLCLAVAGAGGAIVHWRVRGDPLICVPLSLVGILYAGAVGFLSVPSETAAPRLLLASAAVFFVAILLLQSTSSTTYLTAIATVSALTTAVTGIAATWRLEFTACGAGLVIFSLAILGMAPKLSMILSRTPVDSAAHVTQECHLTLTGLVVGSAVAAALGAASVAVGEGSALCGTTFTGVVALVLLLRMRTHVDPTRRAWLAAAAMLTAATGFAATAFSVPDHVPVISALATISGAATLTYLAGPTVSPIVVRTVEVIEYIALAAVVPLACWVAGVFGLAGGI, encoded by the coding sequence ATGCCAGATTCACTTTGCCGGCTCACGGTGGCTGCCTGCGCCGACGACACGCATCAACTGGTCGATCTCGCCCTGCCGACCGATATCCACATCGCCCATCTCCTGCCACAGATCGTCGATATCGTGCATCCCGATACCTACGGCCGCGACTGGAGACTGTCGAGACTCGGCGATCTTCCGTTGGATGATTCTTCGACCTTGTACGACAACGATGTGCACCACGGTGAAGTGTTGCTGCTCACCGCAACTGAGCCGCCCATCGCGAAACGCGTCGCCTGCGATCCCTGTCTTGCCGTCGCCTCCGGAGTGCCCAGAGGTGACGCCCCGGTTCTACGTGTTCTGCCAGCCGTCTGCTGCGTAGTGCTGGGCGGGCTCGGCGCGTTGGTGTTGGCATGGTCGGGCACGAGAAGTCACGTCCTCGTCGGACTGTGTCTGGCGGTCGCCGGCGCGGGAGGGGCGATTGTTCATTGGCGGGTCCGCGGTGATCCGCTGATATGTGTGCCACTGAGCCTGGTCGGAATCCTCTACGCGGGCGCCGTCGGATTTCTCAGCGTTCCCTCCGAGACTGCCGCGCCCAGATTGTTGCTCGCGTCCGCTGCCGTCTTCTTCGTGGCTATTCTCCTGCTGCAGTCAACCAGCAGCACAACCTATTTGACCGCGATAGCAACCGTCAGTGCACTGACCACAGCAGTGACCGGCATCGCAGCCACATGGCGACTCGAGTTCACCGCATGCGGTGCCGGTCTGGTCATATTCTCGCTCGCGATACTCGGAATGGCGCCCAAGCTGTCGATGATCCTCAGCCGCACGCCCGTCGACTCCGCGGCGCACGTCACCCAGGAATGCCATCTCACATTGACCGGGCTGGTGGTGGGTTCGGCTGTCGCTGCGGCGCTCGGCGCCGCATCAGTCGCAGTAGGTGAGGGATCTGCGCTGTGCGGTACTACCTTCACCGGAGTAGTCGCGCTCGTGCTCCTGCTGCGGATGCGCACCCACGTCGATCCGACTCGCCGGGCCTGGCTTGCGGCAGCGGCGATGCTCACTGCCGCTACGGGTTTCGCTGCTACCGCGTTCTCGGTTCCGGACCACGTCCCTGTCATCAGCGCACTCGCCACGATTTCGGGCGCTGCGACCTTGACCTATCTCGCCGGGCCGACGGTCAGCCCCATCGTGGTACGTACCGTGGAGGTCATCGAGTACATCGCCCTCGCGGCGGTCGTTCCATTGGCGTGTTGGGTGGCCGGTGTCTTCGGGCTGGCTGGCGGAATATGA
- the mycP gene encoding type VII secretion-associated serine protease mycosin, producing MTTAAARVARVATAGALAVMPLWIAPAAAAVTPPTIDMSMLPAPESPHPSQRTEQQGECVAAPEDGVDAKGPDLQDVWQLTRGAGQTVAVIDTGVSRHRLLPHLVPGGDYVSTGDGTADCDGHGTVVAGIIGASPDPDHGFSGIAPDATIIGIRQSSNKFRATDEPADAGFGDVDTLAMAVRTAADLGATVINISTVACVSTGDALDDRALGAALAYAVDVKNVVVVAAAGNVGLAGQCSEQNDSLVPGKPDWSDVRTVVSPGWYDDYVLTVGSVGRDGRPSAFSLAGPWVDVAAVAEDVVSLDPDGEGLINRLTTDETPIAGTSYAAPVVSGVVALVRSRSPELTARQVMQRIEDTARRPPAGWDPVVGHGTVDAAAAVSAGPRPVGNDVHPSLPLSVPADAPSDDRPTRLAVRGAAVCVGLSAALLGWNRLRRRSDAVPAD from the coding sequence ATGACGACCGCTGCGGCGCGGGTTGCTCGAGTGGCAACGGCGGGCGCGCTCGCGGTCATGCCGCTGTGGATCGCACCTGCCGCAGCGGCGGTCACGCCGCCGACGATCGACATGTCGATGCTGCCCGCGCCGGAATCACCACATCCGTCGCAACGCACGGAACAGCAGGGCGAGTGCGTCGCCGCCCCCGAGGACGGTGTCGACGCGAAAGGACCCGATCTGCAGGATGTCTGGCAACTGACGCGTGGCGCGGGCCAGACAGTCGCGGTCATCGACACCGGCGTATCGCGACACCGCCTGCTCCCCCACCTCGTCCCCGGCGGCGACTACGTGTCAACCGGTGACGGCACCGCGGATTGTGACGGTCACGGCACCGTCGTCGCCGGGATCATCGGCGCGTCCCCGGATCCCGACCACGGCTTCAGCGGCATCGCCCCCGACGCCACCATCATCGGAATTCGGCAGTCCAGCAATAAGTTCCGCGCTACGGACGAGCCGGCCGACGCCGGCTTCGGCGATGTGGACACCCTGGCGATGGCCGTGCGTACAGCAGCGGATTTAGGGGCCACCGTGATCAACATATCGACGGTCGCATGCGTTTCGACCGGTGACGCCTTGGACGACCGCGCGCTGGGGGCCGCGCTGGCCTACGCGGTCGACGTCAAGAACGTCGTCGTAGTGGCCGCCGCGGGCAATGTCGGGTTGGCCGGCCAGTGCTCCGAACAGAACGACTCTCTGGTGCCCGGTAAGCCCGACTGGTCTGACGTCAGAACGGTGGTGAGCCCCGGCTGGTATGACGACTATGTGCTGACCGTGGGATCGGTGGGCCGGGACGGCAGGCCGTCGGCGTTCAGCCTTGCCGGGCCATGGGTCGACGTGGCAGCCGTGGCCGAGGATGTCGTATCCCTGGACCCCGATGGGGAGGGTCTGATCAACAGGCTCACCACCGACGAGACACCCATCGCCGGAACGAGTTACGCCGCGCCGGTCGTCAGCGGAGTCGTCGCGCTGGTGCGGTCGCGGTCGCCGGAACTGACCGCACGGCAGGTCATGCAGCGTATCGAGGACACCGCTCGCCGCCCTCCCGCCGGTTGGGATCCGGTGGTGGGACACGGGACGGTCGACGCTGCGGCGGCGGTAAGCGCCGGTCCCAGGCCCGTAGGAAACGACGTGCACCCGTCGCTGCCCCTTTCGGTCCCCGCGGACGCGCCGTCCGACGACCGGCCCACCCGATTGGCCGTTCGCGGCGCCGCGGTCTGCGTTGGACTGTCGGCGGCGCTGCTGGGATGGAATCGGCTACGGCGTCGGTCCGACGCTGTCCCTGCTGACTGA
- a CDS encoding cutinase family protein: MIRRHLLNGLIVALVLGTVLITPQTVASLTPSANAQSCPPVEVIFARGRLESPGVGNLGNAFISALRQKSKKNIGVYAVQYPADNEIDVGANDMSGHIQYMMNNCPNTRLVLGGYSLGAAVTDVVLALPFDFFGFKAPLPPGADQHIAAVALFGNGVAWVGPITNFNPVYRDRTIELCHGADPICNPADPNTWEENWPAHLASAYINAGMANQAADFVAARI, encoded by the coding sequence GTGATCCGCCGTCACTTGCTCAACGGTCTCATCGTGGCGCTCGTTCTCGGCACTGTGCTCATCACACCTCAGACTGTCGCCTCGCTGACGCCGTCCGCGAATGCCCAATCATGTCCTCCGGTCGAGGTGATATTCGCCCGCGGCCGACTGGAATCGCCTGGGGTCGGCAACCTCGGCAATGCGTTCATCAGTGCGCTGCGGCAGAAGTCGAAAAAGAACATCGGCGTCTATGCGGTGCAGTATCCGGCCGATAACGAGATCGACGTCGGCGCGAACGACATGAGCGGCCACATCCAGTACATGATGAACAACTGCCCGAACACCCGCTTGGTGCTCGGCGGCTATTCCCTCGGCGCCGCGGTCACCGACGTGGTGCTGGCGCTGCCGTTCGACTTCTTCGGGTTCAAGGCCCCACTGCCGCCCGGTGCGGATCAGCACATCGCCGCGGTGGCGCTGTTCGGCAACGGAGTCGCCTGGGTCGGGCCGATCACGAACTTCAATCCGGTTTACCGCGATCGGACCATCGAGTTGTGCCACGGTGCCGACCCGATCTGCAACCCGGCCGACCCGAACACGTGGGAAGAGAACTGGCCCGCCCACCTCGCGAGCGCGTACATCAACGCGGGGATGGCGAATCAGGCAGCTGACTTCGTCGCGGCCCGCATCTGA
- a CDS encoding cutinase family protein — MADVTLLRMPLRLATVTSAVVCATMTLVAAPLAGAQPDHSPGPAPGPGVAPGPDPSASSPSSTSTSSSCPDIEVIFARGTDDTPGLGTPGSAFVEALRPLVGGRTVSAYPVNYPASYDFLAAADGATDAENRVALMSQQCPSTKLVLGGYSQGAAVIDMLAGVPPLGNKIGSIGSAPPLPASLQDNIAAVAVFGNPATKFSNPLTSSVFGGRAIDLCKDGDPICSRGRNPFAHNDYVSAGLVQQAASFVAGRV, encoded by the coding sequence ATGGCCGACGTGACTTTGCTCCGGATGCCATTACGGCTGGCTACGGTTACTTCGGCCGTTGTCTGCGCCACCATGACACTCGTCGCTGCGCCGCTGGCGGGGGCCCAGCCTGACCATTCGCCCGGACCTGCGCCCGGGCCTGGTGTCGCTCCGGGGCCTGACCCGTCCGCCTCATCGCCGTCCTCGACATCGACGTCCTCGTCGTGCCCCGACATCGAGGTGATCTTCGCGAGGGGCACCGACGACACCCCCGGGCTCGGTACGCCGGGCTCGGCGTTCGTCGAGGCGCTGCGCCCGTTGGTCGGCGGCAGGACCGTCAGCGCCTACCCCGTCAACTACCCCGCCTCGTATGACTTCCTGGCGGCTGCTGACGGCGCCACCGACGCCGAGAACCGCGTCGCGTTGATGTCGCAGCAGTGCCCGTCGACGAAGCTTGTGCTCGGCGGATATTCGCAGGGCGCGGCCGTCATCGACATGCTCGCCGGTGTCCCACCGCTGGGCAACAAGATCGGTTCCATCGGCTCGGCGCCCCCGCTGCCCGCGAGCCTGCAGGACAACATCGCCGCCGTGGCCGTGTTCGGCAACCCCGCAACGAAGTTCAGCAATCCGCTGACCAGTTCGGTTTTCGGCGGCAGGGCCATCGACCTCTGCAAGGACGGCGATCCCATCTGCTCGCGCGGCAGGAACCCGTTCGCACACAACGATTACGTGTCCGCGGGGCTGGTTCAGCAGGCGGCGAGCTTCGTCGCCGGACGGGTCTGA
- a CDS encoding DNA-directed RNA polymerase subunit alpha, giving the protein MLISQRPTLSEEVISENRSQFVIEPLEPGFGYTLGNSLRRTLLSSIPGAAVTSIRIDGVLHEFTTVPGVKEDVTDIILNLKGLVVSSEEDEPVTMYLRKQGPGTVTAGDIVPPAGVTVHNPEMHIATLNDKGKLEVELVVERGRGYVPAVQNKASGAEIGRIPVDSIYSPVLKVTYKVEATRVEQRTDFDKLILDVETKSSITARDALASAGKTLVELFGLARELNVEAEGIEIGPSPAEADHIASFALPIDDLDLTVRSYNCLKREGVHTVGELVARTESDLLDIRNFGQKSIDEVKIKLHQLGLSLKDSPATFDPSEVAGYDVATGTWNSDASYDLDDNQDYAETEQL; this is encoded by the coding sequence ATGCTGATTTCTCAGCGACCCACATTGTCGGAAGAGGTCATCTCCGAGAACCGGTCCCAGTTCGTCATCGAACCGCTGGAGCCCGGATTCGGTTACACCCTTGGCAATTCGCTTCGGCGGACCCTGCTGTCGTCGATTCCCGGCGCGGCGGTCACCAGCATCCGCATCGACGGTGTGCTGCACGAATTCACCACGGTCCCCGGTGTGAAGGAAGACGTCACCGACATCATCCTGAACCTCAAGGGTCTGGTGGTGTCGTCCGAGGAGGACGAGCCCGTCACCATGTACCTGCGCAAGCAGGGCCCCGGTACGGTCACCGCGGGTGACATCGTCCCGCCGGCCGGTGTGACGGTGCACAACCCCGAGATGCACATCGCGACGCTGAACGACAAGGGCAAGCTCGAGGTCGAGCTCGTCGTCGAGCGCGGCCGCGGTTACGTGCCCGCCGTGCAGAACAAGGCGTCGGGCGCCGAAATCGGCCGCATCCCTGTCGATTCCATCTACAGCCCGGTGCTGAAGGTCACCTACAAGGTGGAGGCCACCCGCGTCGAGCAGCGCACCGACTTCGACAAGCTGATTCTCGACGTCGAGACGAAGAGCTCGATCACCGCTCGGGACGCGCTGGCTTCCGCGGGCAAGACGCTGGTCGAATTGTTCGGTCTGGCACGGGAACTCAACGTCGAGGCCGAGGGCATCGAGATCGGGCCGTCGCCTGCCGAGGCCGATCACATCGCGAGCTTCGCGCTGCCGATCGACGATCTGGACCTCACCGTCCGGTCGTACAACTGCCTCAAGCGCGAGGGTGTGCACACGGTGGGCGAGCTCGTCGCCCGCACGGAGTCCGATCTGCTGGACATCCGTAACTTCGGCCAGAAGTCCATCGACGAGGTGAAGATCAAGCTGCACCAGCTGGGTCTCTCGCTGAAGGACAGCCCGGCCACGTTCGATCCGTCCGAGGTCGCCGGTTACGACGTCGCCACGGGCACCTGGAACAGCGATGCCAGTTACGACCTGGACGACAACCAGGACTACGCCGAAACCGAACAGCTCTAA
- a CDS encoding cutinase family protein, with protein sequence MTLDRLRNLLIATFTAATAVAAPALIGGRGTASAQGCPDIEVVFARGTNDAPGLGNVGGAFVDALQGKVGGRSVGTYAVNYPATFDFLQAAAGANDASGHIQYMVNTCPNTQLVLGGYSQGAAVIDVISAVPVPGLGFDNPLPPNVPNHVAAIAVFGNPSAKLGLPLTVSGVYGGRAIDLCNPGDPVCQTNGEDIAAHRAYVGGPTNQAADFVASRL encoded by the coding sequence GTGACGTTAGATCGACTCCGCAACCTGCTGATCGCCACTTTCACCGCCGCGACCGCGGTCGCCGCGCCGGCGCTGATTGGCGGCCGCGGAACCGCCTCAGCCCAAGGATGTCCCGACATCGAGGTCGTGTTCGCCCGCGGCACCAACGACGCACCGGGCCTGGGCAATGTCGGCGGCGCCTTCGTCGACGCATTACAGGGCAAGGTCGGCGGCAGGTCCGTCGGCACGTACGCGGTCAACTACCCCGCGACGTTCGACTTCCTCCAGGCGGCGGCCGGGGCGAACGACGCCAGTGGCCACATCCAGTACATGGTGAACACCTGCCCCAACACCCAGCTGGTGCTCGGCGGCTACTCCCAAGGCGCCGCGGTGATCGATGTGATCAGCGCAGTGCCGGTGCCCGGCCTCGGTTTCGACAACCCGTTGCCGCCCAACGTGCCGAACCACGTCGCGGCCATCGCCGTCTTCGGCAATCCTTCCGCGAAGTTGGGTCTGCCACTCACGGTCAGCGGGGTCTACGGCGGCAGAGCCATCGACCTGTGCAACCCGGGCGACCCCGTCTGTCAGACCAACGGTGAGGACATCGCCGCGCATCGAGCATATGTGGGTGGGCCCACCAACCAGGCAGCCGATTTCGTCGCTTCCCGCCTCTGA
- a CDS encoding EamA family transporter codes for MTANQLDVRASVDHFRLGLLLAVGSALSFGSSGPFAKALMEAGWSPTAAVVARLAGGALVMAVFATFVRPGWFREALRHAKTVAVYGIVPIAGAQLFYYCAVSHLSVGVALLLEYTAPILVVAWVWTTTRRRPTNLTLAGVAMAVVGIMLVLNVFSDAHINLIGVAWALGAAVCAACYFVMSANVGKHAADSDGVHPITLAAGGLVVGAAAVTLLGVGGIMPLTFTTNDTVIAGLTTSWMVPVVALGVVATAVAYTLGIMGIARLRPRFASLVGLSEVMFAVLAAWVLLGEAMTMIQAVGGVIVLAGLALARQGDRTEESADVTLPEGVPSEPADLSN; via the coding sequence GTGACCGCGAACCAGCTCGACGTGCGCGCGTCCGTCGACCACTTCCGGCTCGGCCTGCTGCTCGCCGTCGGCTCGGCATTGTCATTCGGGTCGTCGGGACCGTTCGCCAAAGCTTTGATGGAGGCCGGTTGGAGCCCGACCGCGGCCGTCGTCGCCCGGCTGGCCGGCGGCGCCCTGGTGATGGCCGTGTTCGCGACGTTCGTGCGGCCCGGCTGGTTTCGCGAGGCGTTGCGCCACGCGAAGACCGTCGCCGTGTACGGAATCGTCCCGATCGCCGGAGCGCAACTCTTCTACTACTGCGCGGTCTCACACCTGTCCGTCGGCGTCGCACTGTTGCTGGAGTACACCGCGCCCATCCTCGTCGTGGCGTGGGTCTGGACCACCACGCGGCGTCGGCCCACCAACCTGACGCTGGCGGGCGTGGCCATGGCGGTGGTCGGAATCATGTTGGTGCTCAACGTGTTCAGCGATGCCCACATCAATCTCATCGGTGTCGCCTGGGCACTGGGCGCCGCGGTCTGCGCCGCGTGCTATTTCGTGATGTCGGCCAACGTCGGCAAGCACGCCGCGGACAGCGATGGTGTCCACCCCATCACGCTGGCTGCGGGCGGTCTGGTGGTCGGCGCGGCCGCGGTCACGCTTCTCGGTGTCGGCGGCATCATGCCTCTGACCTTCACCACCAACGACACCGTTATCGCGGGGTTGACGACGTCGTGGATGGTGCCGGTCGTCGCACTGGGTGTGGTGGCCACCGCAGTCGCCTACACGCTCGGCATCATGGGCATCGCGCGACTGCGTCCGCGGTTCGCGTCGCTGGTCGGCCTGTCCGAGGTGATGTTCGCAGTCCTGGCCGCGTGGGTGCTGCTGGGCGAGGCGATGACGATGATTCAGGCCGTCGGCGGTGTCATCGTGCTGGCCGGCTTGGCGCTCGCGCGTCAGGGCGACCGCACCGAAGAGTCCGCCGATGTGACGTTGCCCGAGGGTGTGCCGTCGGAGCCCGCTGACCTCAGTAATTGA
- the rplQ gene encoding 50S ribosomal protein L17: MPKPTKGPRLGGSSSHQKALLANLATSLFEHGRIKTTEPKARALRPYAEKLITHAKKGTLHNRREVMKKIRDKDVVHTLFAEIGPFFADREGGYTRIIKVENRKGDNAPMAVIELVREKTVTSEANRARRAASSQKVAAAAAPQAAVEPEAVEESVEEVKAEDAGIEEAQEAQAEAEVAEESADESAEEKADSDEDADKS; the protein is encoded by the coding sequence ATGCCCAAGCCCACCAAGGGCCCTCGCCTCGGCGGGTCGTCCTCACACCAGAAGGCGCTGCTGGCCAACCTGGCCACGTCGCTCTTCGAGCACGGCCGGATCAAGACGACAGAGCCCAAGGCGAGGGCGTTGCGGCCCTATGCGGAGAAGCTCATCACCCACGCCAAGAAGGGCACGCTGCACAATCGGCGCGAGGTGATGAAGAAGATCCGCGACAAGGACGTGGTGCACACGCTGTTCGCCGAGATCGGTCCGTTCTTCGCCGACCGCGAGGGCGGCTACACCCGCATCATCAAGGTCGAGAACCGCAAGGGCGACAACGCCCCGATGGCCGTCATCGAGCTGGTGCGGGAGAAGACCGTGACCTCGGAGGCCAACCGGGCCCGTCGCGCGGCCTCTTCGCAGAAGGTTGCGGCTGCCGCGGCGCCGCAGGCTGCGGTCGAGCCTGAGGCCGTCGAGGAGAGCGTCGAGGAGGTCAAGGCCGAGGACGCCGGGATCGAGGAGGCCCAGGAGGCGCAAGCCGAGGCTGAGGTCGCCGAGGAGAGCGCCGACGAAAGTGCGGAGGAGAAGGCTGACTCCGACGAGGATGCCGACAAGTCCTAG